The genomic window GAACACCCGGCGCGGCTTCAACGCGATCCGGGACACGGTGCTCACGGTGCTGGATCTGCTGGCCGCCGGAACCCGGGTGGTGATCGCCGATGACCCGAAGAATGCCCCGCACTGGCTGGTGCTTGTGACCATGGCCACGGACTCGCTCACCGCCCGCGGCATCACGTTCTCCACCTACGAACGCGGCGCCGCGCTGGCAAAAGACGGTGGTCCCGTGCATGACGTGAGCGTCGTTCCTGCCAGCGACCACGCCCAACTCGCCGATGCGCACTTAGGTGGGGCAGTGGTCCTCGACGTCACTCAAGCAATGACCCGCGGCCGCTGGCGGGGAGAGCCGACGCGCTACTCGGACTCGGACGGCGCCGAGGTCGAGGTCTCCGCCCTGGCCGAGCTTTACGCTTTCGTCGTCTCCAGCCCGGCGGCCGCCGACCGGTTGCTGCAGGAACCCGTCGTCGGCGGCGCACGCGCAGAGAAGTTGGCCGTGTTGGCGCTCGAAGACAGCGACGCCGCCTTCGAGTCCGTGTCCGGGCCGTTGGAGGAGACGCTGCGCAACAGCTCTTTAGAAGGCGATCTCGCGCAGAAGATCAACGCGCTGAAACCCGGCCTGTCCGAATCACAGGGACGCCACGTGAAGAAACGGGAGGAGCAACCGGAACGCCACAGCTACGACGCTTGGACCCCGGCGGCTGCCCCCGCCCACCCGCCACAGCCCGGAGAGAACCCTTTCGCCGCGTCAGCCCCCGGCGACGGGCAGACGCCGGCGGAAACGCCACCGACGGAAGACGCCCCGGAAACCCCGGCCGGGCTGCTCCCGGCGGTGGCACGCCCCGTCTCGGAGAAAGAGCTGAGCGATGCCCAGTACCTGCTCGAGACCGCTAAATGGGACTTTGCGCGCCGCAAGCGAATGCCCTGGTACGCGATGACGGAACGGCTGCTCATAGCAGCTCCGGAAGACAGCCCGATAGGAAGAGCCCAAACTCACCTGTTCGCGGCCGCCGTGGTCGACGTGATCAACAGCCCGCGGTTACCGGGGGACGAGGTAGCGGTGCTGCCCTTCTGGCGGCTGTTTCTCCCGGAGTCCACCGCGATGCTGCAGACCGTACTGCAACTCGCGGTAGAACACATCGGCCAGATCAGCGCCGTGAAAAACCAGCCCAAGGACGGCTTTCGGGATAAAGCCCTCCGGCTCAGCGAGCAGTACCGCAACC from Corynebacterium maris DSM 45190 includes these protein-coding regions:
- a CDS encoding GAP1-N2 domain-containing protein, with translation MDNRFSDAAHSPEPAAQATADGFLTYASFSADGARGPKAGWRVGQQVGVSEELAAELIEKTPIHLATEASVPRYVGDEERKNLIRRAVWATVPKSGTPYVFMHSTPAGTDASGRPSNVFSTMYVFAESNRMSAYPVEFLGSPSVLVPFNAEVNNLKVAGPGIEVNADLTPRHAFESLMSNTRRGFNAIRDTVLTVLDLLAAGTRVVIADDPKNAPHWLVLVTMATDSLTARGITFSTYERGAALAKDGGPVHDVSVVPASDHAQLADAHLGGAVVLDVTQAMTRGRWRGEPTRYSDSDGAEVEVSALAELYAFVVSSPAAADRLLQEPVVGGARAEKLAVLALEDSDAAFESVSGPLEETLRNSSLEGDLAQKINALKPGLSESQGRHVKKREEQPERHSYDAWTPAAAPAHPPQPGENPFAASAPGDGQTPAETPPTEDAPETPAGLLPAVARPVSEKELSDAQYLLETAKWDFARRKRMPWYAMTERLLIAAPEDSPIGRAQTHLFAAAVVDVINSPRLPGDEVAVLPFWRLFLPESTAMLQTVLQLAVEHIGQISAVKNQPKDGFRDKALRLSEQYRNPHPDFARVLRKLAADIAPGSSGRSGQQGGHRQQTPPHNPYQYPPHRPPRR